The DNA sequence ATGCCATAGGTTTGAGTAAAGCCTTGAGCTACTAACCGTGCCTTGTGTTTTCAATGCTTCCATTGGAGTTGAATTTGGTTTTATATATCCATCTACTTCCCACGACCTTCTTGCCATTTGGAAGATCCACCACATTCCATGTCTGGTTGTCATTCAGAGCTTGAAGCTCTTTAGTCTTAGCATCTTGCCACTCAGGCATGCATGTGGCTTCATGAAAATTCCTTAGTTCGGAAGTGTGGGACACTTTGTTATGGAAAGAAGTATGAGAAGATGAGAATCTGTGATAAGAAATGGCTACAGAGATAGGATGCCTTGCAGTGTAAGTAACATACTCTTGTAACCTCACTGGTAGATGTCTATCTCATGTAGGATTTCTTCTTGGTGCACTTATAGCTTGCTGATTTGGTTGAGCTTCTGATGGTTCAGAGGAGATTGGCACTGCATCAGTTACACTCTCAGTGAGTTGAGAATTATCATTACTGATATGAGCATGAGTGACTTCATGAATTTCTGCTGGAATAGGTAGTGGAAATAGGTCCATAAGATCTTCCATATTAGCATTAGTCTCTAACCTTTTGTAGAAATAAGATGTATTCATCAAATCGCACATCTCTAGAGGCTGCCAGCTTCCCCGTGTTAAGGTTGTACACTTTGTAACCCTTTTGAGAACTGGCGTATCCCATAAACACACATTTGACAGCTCGAGGGTCGAGTTTGTCACAATGGAGAGCTTGAATATGCACATAACAAGTACAACCAAAGGTCCTGAAGTGAGACAAGCTTATAGGCCTGCCCTTCATGACTTCAAAAGGAGATTTAGTATTCAACACCTCAGTTGGCAGTCTATTAATGATGTACGTGGCAGTGAGTAGAGCTTGagaccaaaatttctttggaaCATTCATTTGGATCATAAGTGATCGAGTCTTTTCCAATAAGTCTCGATTCTTTCTCtctgccacaccattttgttgtggtgtaccaACACAGCTAGTTTGATGCAAAATGCCATGATTGCTCAAGTAATTACTCATGTTATTGGAAATGTACTCGGTACCATTATCTGATCTTAACATATATAActtagatgaaaattgattggtgGTTAGGTTGTGAAATTCCTTAAAAGCATcaaacaaatcacttttaagttttaaaagataCAACCAGCTTACTCTAGAATAGTCATCAATAAATGTAACATAATATCTATACCCATCAAAGGATTCTACACTAGAAGGACCATAAATATCAGAGTGAACAAGCTGAAAAGTTTACTAGTTATAGAATTAGAGGAAACAAAAGGATGTCTAGTGGCTTTTGACATTTGACAAGTTTCACACTCcagtgtgtttttacaaaaaaaagggaaacaactTGGTCATCACATGTTCTGAGGGATAGGCAAGGCGTTGATGCCAGAGTTGGTGTTCCTGAACTTGACTTAAGTTAACACTGagctttttgacaaaattggacTCATTTGAGAGATAGTAGAGTCCATTCAAGAAGAACCCTTCTCCAATCTTCTTTTGAGTAACTCGGTCTTAAAACACAACATTGTGAGGGGAAAATATGGCAAGACAGTCtaaggtttttgtgatttttcctattgacaatagctgaaaaggaaaagaaggtacATAGAGAGCAGTGGAATCAGTATGCTCACTTAGCAATCTAATCTTTCATTTCCCTAAAATAGGTTCCCCTTTCCCATTTACAACAGATACATGAATTAAATCAATAGTTCTTTGAAAATCGTGGAGACTAGAGGGTTTATTAGTTATATGATCAGTGGCACTAGAGTCAATAATCCAAAAATCATGTGTAACATTTGCATTAAGAGCAGTGGAAATGGCAATGATAATACCTGGAATATTGCCTTTCGATGTGTTCTCCGAGTCAGCCAAGAATCCAGCAAATTTCCCTAGCATTGCAGTAGGGTTTTCAGGTGTCATTTCATCAGGTTCAGTGTTTCCTTGCTTCTTTTGAAGAAAAGCAGCAAACTTGTTGATCAAGGACACATGATTTGTTGAGAATTTAGCCATCCCATCAGTTGAGGAACAAGCTAAATGAAATGCTTTTGGAGTGACTCCACCTTTCCCATCTTTGATCATCATACCTTCCCTATCAAACTTAGGCTTTAACTCCGGATGAAGAATTcaacatttttctctcaaatgtcCCTTCATGTTACAATAAGAACATTTCCAGTCTGCTTTCTTGCCAAGCACTCTATCACCAGTTGCTTTGTGATTTGTCGTAAAAACCCTAGCTTCAGAGTTGGATTTGGGCTCAACGTTCATCACTTTTCGTCGAGTTTCTTCTCTCTGGACTGCATGACACACAGTGGTAAAGGAGGGCAGCTCTTGAGTCATTAACAAGTGACTACGCAGGTCTTCATACTCCGCTCCCAAGCTTGCTAAGAGTTGAAAAACCTTATCTTCATCAGTCCTTTTCAATAGCACAGCGGAATCAGTCGTGTGTGGACGATACATATCAAGTTCATTCCACATGGATTTAATACTTCCAAGGTGTTGAATAAATGAGTGATTACCTTGCTTTAAACTAGCCACACTCTTCTTCAGTTGAAAGATGTGAATTGAGTTGTTTTGGCTGCCATACATGTCTTTGACAGACTCCCATAGGAGAAGGGAAGACTTTGAGTAGCTGAAAAGCTCAGATAGTTTTGGCTCCATGGAGTTAAGTAACCAGGACATGACCAGCTGATCAGTAGTATGCCATGCATCGTAAGTTGGTGAAGTGGATTCTGGGAGCTTAGAGCTTCCATTTATAAACCCTAGCTTCGATCTTCCTCCTAGAGCAAGTGACACAGCTCTTGACCAAGGAAGGTAGTTGAACTCGTTCAGTAGCACCGAGCAGAGTCGTTGATTTGGATTGTTCTCAACCCCTCGGGTTAAGTTTGGGGAGGAGGATGAGGCACTATTGGCACTAGACACATTTTCTTCTGCCATCTTTATTGatgatgagcaaatgaagaagtaaaaaaaaaaggaacagaGTCAGAACCTTATggttcctgctctgataccattttgagttttggtttcaatatttgttgtatatttcattatggatgttacaagagagtgaagacaactcttatagagagccaaaagaaagctacaatagattgtaggataactgcacaaacacaatccctaaaatctgccctaacaagtggaaaagtaaaaaccaaattacaagtaaagaagcttttacaagcaactaagaaaggttgatgtaagatgaatgacaagctatggaaagtgaggttgatgtaaggtgaatgacaacctatggaaaggttgatgtaaggtgaatgacaagctatgaaAAGTGACTTTAGCCTATGACTTAGCTAAagtgaggatgacaactcatacatacaaccCATCCATACAAACCGGTTTCAATAGGATACTAGCATACAAATATGTGGAGGGGCCTTGTAGCATCCGAGGTTATGTACGGTTTCCGTCCTCCGTCAATATTTGCTTGTATAAAAAAGAGAAATGCTCTCCCCTCTACACAACTTTCTTTTATCAAAGCAGAACCAAGGGACAAAAACAAAAGGGAGGAGTATAAAAGGGGAAAACGGAAGTGAGAAATCGTGTACCTAACAAAAACCATACAAATACAGTAGAACCTCTTTATAGTAATACTTGATAAGGAATAACCTCTTTATAGTCGTAAAAATTTTCAGTCTCAACTTGAGGCCAATTATGTATAGGAATAAACTCTATATTGTAATAAGTTATAATTATTCTATGTCCCATATTAAGGAAACTTGCCTCTATATCGTAGTAATAATTGTCAATAACTACAAAAATATGTAATGTCACAAATAAAAGTCTAAGATGAACTAAAATATTTTGCTATAAATGTTTGGAACAATGTTTTACTTTATAGAGATGGTACCATTCTTTTTTAGCTTGCGAGTACGTAATACGTCGTAAGCATGGACATTTTCCTGGTGAGCTTCTCAAACATGTTTACAGAGAAGCATTAAAGAGAGTACTGCATACACACAAACACTAGATTTTAAGACCGAGTGTGTTATTTTCCAATGTTATATCTTGAAAATTGACGTACTCCACTTATAATTCTTTGTATTCAAgcaattttcattaaaagtaaccaagttaaaaaaaaaaaaatctagctCACTTGGTAATAACCTCTCTAAAATTATAAGATTGCTTTAGTCCAAACATTAGGACTTTTTATATAGATTACAACTATCCCTCACAAGGGTGAAGAGGTCCAAAGTAACGATCAAGTAATGTAAAATAGATCACAACTAAACTTTTCATTATTTCAGATccaaaaacaataatctttaatCTTATATTCTGGACCAATTCACCAATCCACAATAAAGCATTTCCATGTACATATCCCccagaaaatattttaaaaaaaaaattgaaaggaagaaaACCTAAATTGTTTGTATGCATCTCCACACTTTCTGCAGAAACCACTTCATTCGTCAATCTCTTCACcctgaaaacaaaaactagcaAACCTTCAAGCTTGTTCAATCACCCCCATATTTtgtattggaaaaaaaaagaaaaaactaccaaatgttataaaataaattatgttgATTTATGAACTGCGAGCCAACATCTCCTGGAACTCAAGAAGGGATTTCTCCTTCTGAAGCTTCATGTCTTGCCTAAACTTGTGAATGAACTCCTCCGCTCTTTCATCCACTACCCGCAGCTGAGGCGACTTAGCAACCACTGCTTGCCACGCATCTTCAACGCTGTACAAACTCTTCTTATCTCTTTTCACAACCTTCCCATCATCCTCCTCGTCAACCGCTTGTTTCCCTTTGCTTGTTTCTGCTTGCTCACCAAAATGTCGATCCTTCTTGGCGTCCACACAGATGGCAGCAGGCTCTTCAAAGAGCTCGTCTATGTGTATGGCTTCCGTATTCTTATTATGATGGAGCTTGTTGTGGTACTGGTAGCCAGATCTTCCCAGCGCATAACCGAC is a window from the Malus domestica chromosome 16, GDT2T_hap1 genome containing:
- the LOC103445198 gene encoding uncharacterized protein produces the protein MISLRSNTFRSCWTLAKKFGCVKRAWRSFTDKVQSKLHKLNIPRAIKTTARHLRALQSKFHFLIPSKLRALTKPSSTFPSNRYYNHHYDTLDSHVGYALGRSGYQYHNKLHHNKNTEAIHIDELFEEPAAICVDAKKDRHFGEQAETSKGKQAVDEEDDGKVVKRDKKSLYSVEDAWQAVVAKSPQLRVVDERAEEFIHKFRQDMKLQKEKSLLEFQEMLARSS